The following proteins are co-located in the Flavobacterium sp. CECT 9288 genome:
- a CDS encoding DUF2721 domain-containing protein: MILQIETPALLFGATSLILLAYTNRFLTIATIVRGLKKTYKEKENNLILLEIRNLNLRLTLIRNMQMAGVLSLFLSVFAMLLLFLQQQAAGIYLFGLSLLGLLISLALSFWEICISVNALRLHLSDLVQKETL; encoded by the coding sequence ATGATTTTACAAATAGAAACACCTGCACTCCTTTTTGGTGCCACTTCATTAATATTACTAGCTTACACAAACCGTTTCTTAACCATTGCAACTATTGTTCGTGGATTAAAGAAAACTTATAAAGAAAAAGAAAACAACTTGATTTTACTGGAAATAAGAAACCTAAACTTGCGCCTCACTTTAATTAGAAATATGCAAATGGCGGGAGTATTAAGTCTTTTTTTGAGTGTATTTGCTATGTTACTTTTATTTTTACAACAACAAGCAGCTGGTATTTACCTATTTGGCCTTAGCTTGCTAGGTTTACTAATTTCCTTGGCTTTATCGTTTTGGGAAATTTGTATTTCGGTCAATGCTTTGCGCCTGCATTTAAGTGATTTAGTTCAAAAAGAAACGCTATAA